A region from the Microcoleus sp. AS-A8 genome encodes:
- a CDS encoding phosphate ABC transporter substrate-binding protein — MSQKNEATVLVLALLITAALLGGGFWWFTRSSGSNVGNLSTGDNNTPQNQPQDPNLSQPTQTFASPTNVQSGTTVRIDGSTSMVQINQALKSSFEQQFSGTTVNTNAGGSDKGIQDLIQGNIDVAAISRPLTFQETSQGLVAVPVTKDAIAIVVGDKNPFRRGLSQNQVRGIFQGQITDWSKVGGTAGTLRVINRPPESGTHQTFQEFVLQGQNFGTTPNITTLSQDATTPLLRALGTSGIGYATYSQAVNQKTVRTVAVDGLTPEAPNYPYQRTLYYVYKQPASPQVQAFLGYVTSDKGKDAIASADKSSK, encoded by the coding sequence ATGTCACAAAAAAATGAAGCGACCGTTCTAGTCTTAGCCCTTTTAATTACTGCTGCCCTATTAGGGGGTGGATTTTGGTGGTTTACCCGTAGTTCTGGCTCTAATGTCGGTAATTTATCGACAGGTGATAATAACACTCCGCAAAACCAACCTCAAGACCCAAACCTATCTCAACCCACTCAAACTTTCGCATCTCCTACCAATGTACAGAGTGGCACCACTGTAAGAATTGATGGTTCTACTAGTATGGTGCAAATTAATCAGGCACTTAAAAGCAGTTTTGAACAGCAATTTTCTGGAACAACTGTTAATACGAATGCAGGAGGGTCTGATAAAGGGATTCAAGACCTGATTCAGGGAAATATAGATGTTGCGGCTATCTCTCGCCCCCTGACTTTCCAAGAAACGAGTCAAGGTTTGGTGGCTGTGCCTGTCACAAAAGATGCGATCGCGATTGTTGTTGGAGATAAAAATCCGTTTCGTAGAGGATTAAGTCAGAATCAAGTTAGGGGGATTTTCCAAGGGCAGATTACAGATTGGTCAAAAGTAGGGGGAACAGCAGGAACGCTGCGAGTGATTAACCGTCCTCCAGAAAGTGGCACCCATCAGACATTTCAAGAGTTTGTTCTACAAGGACAAAACTTTGGCACGACACCCAACATTACTACGCTGTCCCAAGATGCAACTACACCCCTACTGCGAGCGTTAGGAACGAGTGGCATTGGTTATGCAACCTATTCTCAGGCGGTGAATCAAAAGACGGTACGGACTGTTGCAGTAGACGGGTTGACTCCTGAAGCACCCAATTACCCATATCAGCGAACCCTTTATTACGTTTACAAGCAGCCGGCTAGTCCTCAAGTTCAAGCCTTTCTGGGTTATGTTACTTCGGATAAAGGAAAGGATGCGATCGCATCTGCTGATAAATCTTCCAAGTAG
- a CDS encoding ABC transporter substrate-binding protein: MSQKNETVVLVVSLVVTMALVAGLWWFLRPRPSPPSPPGGTAPTQPNQRLQERISAGEKLLIPANAPPEKQAAIQAIASGNYAEAVTQLEASLKRERNDPETLIYLNNARIGNQKSYTIAASVPISSDANAAQELLRGIAQAQNDINRAGGIKGIPLRVLIANDENKSDIANQVAAAFVKNEQVLGVIGHYASDVTLATADTYQSGGLVAISPISTTVKLSGRSRYVFRTVPSDYVAARALAEYMLQKLKQQKVAVFFNSESGYSQSLKSEFVTAVSLGGGEVISEVDLSDANFDAVPSIDQAIQAGAQVLMLAVNTGTLDKAMLVVQVNGKRLKILAGDDVYTPKTLQLGGLAAESMVLAIPWHIGANPQAQFPKAATQLWGGEVNWRTAMAYDAAQALIAGIERNPTRTGVQQALLARDFSAQGAAGTIKFLPSGDRNQTVQLVTIQPSSDTPWGYKFVPLPK; the protein is encoded by the coding sequence ATGTCCCAAAAAAACGAAACGGTTGTTCTTGTGGTTTCTTTAGTCGTCACTATGGCTTTAGTGGCGGGTCTGTGGTGGTTTCTACGTCCGAGACCGAGTCCGCCAAGTCCGCCGGGTGGAACCGCACCAACTCAACCGAATCAGCGTCTTCAAGAGCGCATTAGTGCAGGAGAAAAACTATTAATTCCTGCCAATGCCCCACCAGAGAAACAAGCGGCAATCCAGGCGATCGCATCAGGTAATTATGCGGAAGCTGTCACGCAGCTAGAAGCCTCTCTCAAGAGAGAGCGCAACGACCCAGAAACCCTGATTTATCTCAACAATGCTCGGATTGGCAACCAAAAATCCTACACGATTGCAGCTTCTGTTCCTATCAGTTCTGATGCCAATGCGGCTCAAGAACTACTGCGTGGTATTGCTCAGGCTCAAAATGACATCAATCGAGCCGGTGGAATAAAAGGCATTCCCCTCAGAGTTCTCATTGCCAATGATGAGAATAAGTCAGATATCGCGAACCAAGTAGCTGCCGCCTTCGTAAAAAACGAGCAAGTATTGGGAGTCATCGGTCATTATGCCAGCGATGTCACCTTAGCAACAGCAGATACTTATCAATCTGGGGGATTGGTCGCGATTTCTCCGATTAGTACCACAGTCAAATTATCGGGTCGTAGTCGCTATGTTTTTCGGACTGTGCCCAGTGATTATGTGGCAGCGAGAGCCTTGGCAGAGTATATGTTGCAAAAACTAAAACAGCAAAAAGTTGCTGTTTTCTTTAACTCCGAAAGTGGCTATAGCCAGTCTTTAAAGTCGGAGTTTGTCACGGCTGTTTCCCTGGGAGGCGGGGAAGTAATCAGCGAAGTGGACTTGTCTGATGCAAATTTTGATGCCGTTCCAAGCATCGATCAAGCGATTCAGGCAGGCGCACAGGTGCTGATGTTAGCGGTGAATACAGGCACCCTGGATAAAGCCATGCTTGTGGTTCAAGTGAATGGTAAACGGCTCAAGATCTTAGCCGGAGATGATGTTTATACACCCAAAACCTTGCAATTAGGAGGACTGGCGGCTGAAAGCATGGTATTGGCAATTCCCTGGCATATTGGGGCAAACCCTCAGGCTCAGTTTCCTAAAGCCGCTACTCAACTTTGGGGTGGAGAGGTAAACTGGCGCACGGCAATGGCTTATGATGCTGCCCAGGCACTGATTGCTGGGATTGAGCGCAATCCGACGCGGACGGGTGTGCAACAAGCACTGTTGGCACGTGACTTTTCTGCCCAAGGTGCGGCTGGAACGATTAAGTTTTTGCCATCGGGCGATCGCAATCAGACTGTGCAGCTAGTGACTATTCAACCCAGCTCTGATACTCCTTGGGGCTATAAATTTGTACCCTTACCCAAATAA